The following is a genomic window from Dama dama isolate Ldn47 chromosome 4, ASM3311817v1, whole genome shotgun sequence.
AAAAGTAACAGCCGAGGCCCAAGTGGGCAACACCGAGGACAGTCGTGACACCCGCGGGGGGAAGGCCTGGGCCGAGGGCCGTGCAAGCCTTAGACCTGGTGGACTTGTCAAGACTTAGACTTGGAGGACTTGTTACTACAGAGGCAGAAACTTGGGCTGAGACTCCAAGCTCTGGAGCTGATGTCTTCACTCCAGGGAACTGACACCCACCCCGGCCCCGACCCCTTCCCCAAAGAGAGTGGCGCCCGCGGTGGGAAGAGACCGGGGAAGAGGGATCCCTGACCCCGGGAAGGGTGACCCCCGCCTCTCCTCGTCCGGGGGACTCGCAGCCCTACACCCACGCGAAGGGGGCAGCCTCGCCCGGAGACCGCCCCCCGCCAGCACAGGGGCTGCAGccgaggggtggggggcaggcaccTGAGCCCCGAGAGGGCGGGCACCTGCGGCCAGGGGCGCCTCCATCCTTCCAGCGAGGAGCCAATACCGACGCGGAGAGGGGCGGGCACCTCGCACCCTCACACCCCACGGGGGCCCGACGCGGACGCCGCGCGGGGCCGGGGTCGCGTGAGGACCCCCGGGCGCGGCTGAGGGGCGTGGAGGAGGGGGGCGGGCGTGCGGGGGCCGCGCACCGCCCGGCGGACTGCGAGCGCCAGGGCcgcgcgggggcgggggcgccgcGCCGGCCATGTCGCGACAGGCGGCGGGGTCGCAGGGGCGGGAGGCGGCGGGGAAGGCGGCCGACGGCGCCGAGGGAAGAGGGAAAGGGGTCCGGCCCAGTCGAGCCTGACGCTCTCACCACAGGAGCTGGCGCCGCCGCTGAGGAGCGTATCGCGACAGGCGGGGGAGGCGAGCGCCCGCCGCCTTATTCTCGCGCCCCGGGCCCGGGCGCTATCGCGATAGCGGCGCGAAGcggaagtggggtggggggatgtggGCCCGGGGTTGTTCTGACGACGGGGTCGGGGCTCAAGGGAGGCCGCGGCGTCTGCCGAAGGCTCCGCGGAAGCTGACCGGGCCCGGTCCAAGATGGCGGCGGCGGAGGAGgcctcccctcctctcttctcGTCTCTGGCGCCGACCCGCCCCCGACCCCCGAATATAGGCCTATCATTGCTCCGGCCGCACGTCGCTCTTGCCCGTCGGGCTCGCTCTATTGGTTCTTGTTGGGGATGCGGCCGGCCCCATCTTGATGATTGGACAATCGCTGCAAGGCGCGGCGTTCGATTGGCTTCCCGCGCGGGCTGCTAGGATTGGCTCAGGCTTTCCTCCCCGCTCCGCCTCCTCCTCCCGCCTCGGGGCACAACACGCCAGCGCGAGGACTTGTGCGTCAATCCAGATGCCTGTGTCGCCCTGATTGGGTACACCCGCCCCCCTCTAGTAACCCAATTGGTCGGAGGGAGGAGCTAGGCTGATCAGGGGCGGGAAGTCGTCCGTCAAGTTTGGAGCCGTCTTCCATTGGTTGTGGGGGGATATTCTGCCCTGAAGTCATTGGCTGGTCCAGAGAGTGGGTGGGGAAAGCGGAGGAAGGCATGGCGAGTAGGCGTTAAAGGCCGCGTACCTAATCGGAAACAGACAGGTGCCTTCAAATCGGGGGCCGGGTTGAAGGTACCTGCCAATCAGGGCAGCCCCAGGGCGGAGCCAGGCAAGATCGCCCGCCCCTTCCCGTTCGTGGACCCGGCTGTCGTTCATTTCTGGCCGTCCAATGACGTGACGTGTGAAACCGGGAGTAGCAGGCAGGCTTGGGACTAGCGCGCATCTTTCCGCCTGCCTTGTGTCTTGGCCAGGCGGACAGGTCTCTCAGTTGCACGGTCTTTCTCCAAGTGCCTGTGACCCATCTTTGAGACTCAGAGgatggaagaaaaggaaggaaacagaagaCAATGCCCCAAGTCACTGACATCACGCATAGCTGCATTGGTTGGGAAGCGGCATGGAGGCATGGAGTTTTTGTCCTTCCTCTGAATGGTGACGTGATTGTGGGACAGGAACTCTCCTCCGCACCTCCGTTCGCTTGTTGTCGTGAGGACGCCGCAGAAGGTACAGATGGGATTCCCTGTCCACCCCCCACTCCCGTGCGCACCTCCCCCCACCATGATTGTCGCCTACTGGTCCTTAAGATCTCAGCTCGGTGGTCTTCTCTTGGAGGGAAAACTTCCCTGATCTCCCGTTCTGAGTGGTCCCATGAGCCCTGTTCATTAGAATCTACTTTTGCGAGTATGCCATCCTTTTGCTAATGATTTGAGTCTTCTCGCAGTAGAAAGCAGTCGGTAAccgtttgctgaatgaatacatGGATGGATACGGGGAATGACTTGTGGTTAAGACTTGCTAGGTACCGGTGCTTCTGCAAACCAGGAGGCATTTGCCCTGGGTCACACAGTGGAGATGGGAAATCAGGTCTGCCTAGCTCCTCTAGGAGGAGGAAAGTAAGCTAAGTCCAGGGGAGATGCAGCTGAGAACACTGGAATCACCTGTGGCAAGGCAGGCGCTGCTTTTGGGTTCGCACAGACCTGGGGAGTGAAGCCTGGGGATCTCTATTTTTACAAACGTCCTGGGTGAGCACTAGAGTTGAAGAGTTACTGATCCAGAACAGCCTTGTTATTCAACATGTGGCCCCTGGATGGAGTAGTGCTTTTAAGATGGCTCAAAAATCCCTTGGGGATTTGTCAAATGCAAATTCTGATTCAGGAGGTCCCAGGCCTTGCTTTCTAAGATTCCCAGACGATGGTGATGGCCCACAGTTCACACTCTGAGTAGCAAGGGTCTagagcaatggttctcaaacttggctgcacattagaagcacctggggatttaaaaaaattcagatacTCAGGCCTTGTCCTAGACCAATTAAATCAAGAGTTTCTTGGGATGGGAACCAGATATTGGTAATTCAGACTCTGAAGATGATTCCAACATGCTATAATCTGGTAGAGAACTTTCTAGAGCAGTAGTTTTCAAAGTGAGTCCCGGCATCAGCAGCAACAAACACCACCTGCGAAGTTTAGTCATGTGTCTGAGCCCCACCACAGACTAACTAtgtgtttccctggtggatcagcaaGAAAGAatcctctgccagtgcaggagacgcaggttcgatccccgggtggggaagatcccctggcaaaggggatggtcacccactccagtattctcttctgggaaatcccatggacagaggagtctggggggctacagcctatggggtcacaaagagtcggacatgactgaaagactaaaaACACACAGGTACACATAGACCGACTGAATCAAACTTTCCTTCCAGCTGATCCTGAAACATACTGAACTTGGAGAAACTGTTCTAAGAGGATGCAGCACTGTCGGGTGACTTAGATTCCTTCTTGAGACTCGCACCTCCATGCCCCCATCCACTGGTTCAACAGTTCAGTCTGGCCAGCGGGGGACGGGGACTCTGACAGGTGGCTTTTCCCTGGCACACCCACAGGCAGAGGTCAGCAAAGGTCGTCACTTTCAAGCAAGGCTGATCTACACAGTTCCAGGGTAAGTCTGGGAAGACAGTTCTGTGGCCTGGGGTTATCTGACCTTTGGAAAGAACCTCCCAGGTGTGCAGACTCTCTCAcgtgagggagggaaagagagtggCCCTGGGACGAGGGGCAGACTGGGGTCCAGAGACACACAGAGCCCTGAGTGGTGACGGGGgagtcccatggagagaggttTCAGCCAGGACCCCATGAGCTGGGGAGAGACCCAGAGAGAAACTGTGAGCTGGAGAGGCCTGGCTTCCAGCGGGGCTGCTCCTCCAGTGTAGCTGAGGATGGCTGACCTCGCAGGTCAGCAAGTAGCTCTGAAGCCAGCTCCCAGCCCAGAGCAGGTGGCCCCTGGAGGCACAGCACTCCCCTAACCTGGCAGGTGCTCTCGTAGTGCTgggtccccccccaccccagggcagggCACCTGTCTGCCCCGCACGGGCAGGGCTTGGCGCACCAGGGTGGGAGCGGGAAGTCCTCAGCCAACACTGGAGTAATAGCAGTGCCCCTGTCACGGGGCCCTGAGGGTGAGCCTGGTGCTCAGTGCTTCCTGAGCATCCTTCTGTCCTCACGTGTGCGCCTGGTGATGTCAGTGGGGAGGCCTGGAAGGTGGAACAACCGCCCAAGATGCCACGAGCAGCCAGGTGGCCTGTGCTGGAAGCTGGGGCCTTGGAATGAGCGGGGTTCTCGAAGGGGCCTGGAGATGGAGAGGGTGCTCCTCGCCCCGGAACTTCACGAGGAGGAGGTGACAGGCCCAGGGGTGGACCTGGGTCCTGTGGGGCCCGAGCTCTGTTCCCCATACCCCAGGGCGCTGACTCCTCAGCCACCCAGGGGGCTGACAAACGCTCACTCGCCAAGACTGGATCCTGATGATGTGCTTTTAATTACATCCATTCCAAAGGTACCTCCTTTCCCAGTTAGAATAAAGACGACACGTGATGAAGCCTGGCTGTGTGTCTGTGGAGGGGGCGGCGAGCTCCGCGCGGGGGGCCGGGCTCCTCCCAGGCCTCCTGGCCATCACGCCACAGTGGCTGGCCTGGGTGCCTCTCCCTGccagcacccccagcccctgcagaCCCCGACCCCCTCAGAGAGGGGGGCCCCGTGTCCCTCCGGCCAGCGACGGCCGGGTGCCCCCCTCAGGTGGACGTGATGCCGCTCTTCTCGCCCTTGACCTTGAGGAACTCGGCCATGCTGGAGAAGTACTTCTGGCTGGCCTCCGCCACCTTCTTCTCCGCTGCCTGTGGGTTCACAATCTCCAGGCCCTGGGCAGGGGAGGGACacagggcggggtggggagacGGCCTGGTCTTTAACAGCCTCCCCGTGAGGGAATCGTGGCGTGTCAGGGGCCCACGACCCTTCCTGATGGGCCTGAGGTTCTGGGCAAGCATGTGGAGGGTGTGCCAGCCTCCAAGTCTCCCCCACCCTGGGAGATCCTCTGTGGTtctgggggtgaggggagcagGGAGGACCTGGATCCCTGAATTTGTAACAAGTTCCCCAGGCGATTTTAAAAACACCATTTGAGAAAGGCTGATCCCGTTCGGTTCctgaatgaggaaactgagtccctgAAGTAAGAGGTTTGCCTGCAGTCCCAGCACGAACTGCACCAGCCCCAGCGAGGATTTAACAGCCAGCTCTGGGGGTCTGACACGTGGCCGGCGTTGATCCAGATGTCTTACACCCAGAGATTCCCACCTCACTGAGGCTGTCCCAGAGGCGCCGTCTCCTTTGGTCCTCTCAGTCCCCAGCACCTCCCACCTCCGGACACACTGTATCTTACTTGTTTGACCCTGAGATAAACTCCAAAAGGGCAAAACTCCCGTGTGTGTTTGCCTATCTCAGCGCCTACGACAGtgcccctggactgcagcaggcaTTCCTCAGGGGTGGGAGCAGCTGGGCCTGCTTGGGGCCACAGAGACTCAGCGGTCCCTGCGAACCTCGCCGTGTGCTGGGAACCCAGACACAACCTCGGGGGCTtctttggagcccccccccaagcCCATGGCAGCCCCGAAGACAGGCACAGGTAAGGAAGAAgcccaggatggggaacacggcTCTCCCCGGACCTCCTGCCTCCAGAGGGCCGGTACCTGGAGTGGAGTGAAGGCCACGCTGGACGCAGTTCCCGACGAGCGGTCGCGGATGGTGGACTTCCCACCGTACACCACGCTCTGCTTCTGCAGGGTCCGCTACAAGGAGggcagggcactcagggctgtGGCCTGCGTCTGCATGCCCAGGCCTGCCCCCATCCCCGGGGCCTAGCCCGAACCTGCAGCGTCTTGGAGATCCTGGCTTTGGTGGCCTCGTTCACCTGTGTCTGCCGCACCCGCCCGCTGCCCGACTTGCCCAGGTGGCCCAGGCTAAAGCCCAGGTCCTCCTGGTAGGCGTCCTCCTCGATCTGGTGGGAGGGGAGACATCCAAGTGTCAGCCGCCGCTCAGTCGGCCCAGGGCTCCATCCCATCAGTGACCGCCTGGGTCCCGAGTGAAGTGAGCCTTGCTGGGGCCCCGGTGAGGAGCACGGGTCCTGTTACTACTGCTTGAGTtgagagagaatgtgtgtgtgtctgtgctgtgTGAAGAACCGAAACAGTTTTCACTGAGGACACGTGAGCTAGTTCTGGCAGGACCAGCGGGGTGATGCTCGGGTAGCAAGGGCCTGGCAGGAGTGGGGTCTGGGAAGGCCTGGACAGCACGGCGGTGGGGGGaggtgagcctgggggcctgtgCTGTCATGGAGATCCCTCTGGggctgggagagagtggaggcCAGGGGACCAGGAAAGAGGCTGAGGTGCTGCCATGGccacaggagaggagggggtcGGGGGGCACGAGGTAGGGGGGTGTGACCTCTCCGAAGCTCATTCGGTTGGCCTGCTTCCGGATCTCTGTCAGCCCCAGCCGCTCCTTCATCTTGCGGTACCTGGGGCGGGGCAGGATCTCTGTCAGCCTCCCCGCCCGGAtggtccccgccccgccccgccccgctggTCCCCGGGCCCCCACCTGCGGCCGCCTCGCTTCTTGCGCTGCCCGTCAAGGGGCGCCGGCAGCGGCTTCACCTGCTTCACGGGCGGCGGCTCCTGCCACTTGTCGAACTTGCGCTCGATCTCGTCCTTCAGCTCGTAGCCCACCTGGGGAAGGCGGGCTGGGGTCTGGCAGCGGCTCCCATGGGCCTggcctgccccccgccccagctcCCCTCCGGTAAGGGGGACGCCCTGGAGACCGTCGCACCCGAGAATCCTGCCGGGCTCTTCCTTCAGGAAGGACCCCAATCGGCCCCCGTCAGCTCCTCTGAGGAGCCAGGCTCTCCCCAAGGCGCACAGGCTTGacatgacccccccccccccccccccccgtcccaCCAGCTCTGCCCCCCGCCGGGGCCCGCTGGGCTCTAGCCTCGGCCTGGTGCTGACGGTTCTGCTGCTTCAGACCCCGTCCCCCAGCGTCCAAGGGACTTGCCTGCTCCCTGTGTGCAGGTCCACGTTAAAccctcacctcctcagagcagcCCTCCCCGCCTTCCAGGTTCATCAGTCTAAGCTCCCTCAGCACCTCCatgcccccctctccccccagccTCTACTCGGCACCCCGGACGCCCTGCACATTGACCGGCATGGGTCTCCCCATCACTGCCCGCCCCCAGTCAGAGTGGAGAAGCCACAGGGGTAGGACTTTCATCTGGGCGGGTCGCTGCCATACCCCGTGGTCAGAGACCCCCAAAAGTTGTGCCAGGCTGGGTGCCTGGAAAACCGAAATGCATGGGATGGACACATCTCTCACAGAACAGGTCTGCCCAGGAAGACAGGCTGACGGAATAAATACCAGCACAGCGAtggtgctggcagaggacacagaCCCGGTGCAGCAAAGAAGTTCCTCCCCGACCCCAAGGTGTCCAGAGAGAGACCCCGGTGCGGCAGAGAAGTTCCTCCCCCGCCCCAAGGTGTCCAGAGAGAGACCCCGGTGCAGCAGAGAAGTACTTCCCCCGCCCCAAGGTATCCAGAGAGAGACCCCAGTGCAGCAGAGAAGTACTTCCCCCGCCCCAAGGTGTCCAGAGAGAGACCCCGGTGCAGCAGAGAAGTTCCTCCCCCGCCCCAAGGTGTCCAGAGAGACACCCGGTGCAGCAGAGAagttcctcccccaccccaagggGTCCAGAGAGAAACCCTGGTGCAGCAGAGAAGTACTTCCCCTGCCCCAAGGTGTCCAGAGAGAGACCCCGGTGCTGCAAAAACGTTCCCCCCACGACCCCAAGGTGTCAGCGGCCCTGGTCCCTGTGAGCTCGTCACCACCTGACAAGCGGGGCTCTGCAGGTGTGACTGGGCTGGGGATCTCGGAACGGAGAGTGAGAGCTTAGTGGTGTGTGTGGGCCCAGTGGGATCACCGGGGTCTTAAAGGGTCAGAGGAGAAGTGCAGACAGAGGCAGAGCCAGGGAGAGCGTGCAGAGGCTGTGCTGGCTCTGAAGACGAGGCAGGGGCCCCGAGCAGGGGGCACAGTGGCCCTGGCAAGCTGCAAACAGCGGGGAGCAGCCCTCCCCCAGCTTGAGCCTCCGGAGGAGCAAACTCGGGCAGCACCGTGGCTTCAGCTCGGGGAACCCCCGTGGGCTTCTGACCTACAGGACCCTAAGAGCGCAACCCCGTGTCCCTTTAGGCCACTGCATGTGAGGCCATCGTCATGGCAGCGTGGGGGAGGGGGCGCCACCCTGGGTGGGACCCAAAgacacccccgccccaccctgtGAGTGCTCATGCGGGAGGTCCTCTGATGACGGCCCTCCTCTACAGGCCACAGACCACGCGGACACGACTGCCGCCCTCACCTTCCCTTCCGTGCTCTCGTGGAAGCTGTCCACGCGGGCTGCCAGCGTGCACTTGGCGGCCACCAGCCGGGCTGCTTTCCGCCGCAGATCCTGGGGCAGGACAGGGAGGCGGGTCAGAGCAAGGCAGCAGCGTCAGAGCCCAGGCTTCCCAGAACTGCTGCCTTGCCGCCCTCTCTGCCCGCAGCCTCCACCTCCACTGCAGTGGGCCTGCACTGATGCGCTACAGTAACCAGTGATCACCGCTGGTgtattcttcctcctcctctcgcGTCTGCAGGTGAACCAGGTCCAGTTCGCCCACATACAGACGGGGAGGCCAAGGCTCAGAGCTCGGGCTCTGTGCCCGGCTGGTAGGCGGCGCGGACAAACTCCAAGCTGGCCTGTCGGCTCCGGCCTCCTAGTGTGCCCCTGTGCGGCCCGCCCTCCAGCTCCCGCCGCATGCCGCCAGCAGTGACCCCAGGGCCCGGGGGGCACTCACCGGGGGCAGGGACTGCACGATGTCGCTGTGGTAGATATAGCCGGTGTGGGGCAGCACCGAGGTGGACGAGAAGCCCGACAGCGTCTTGCGCTGTGCCCCAAGCAGCATGATGTTGCAGGCGGGCATCTTGGAGAGGTTGGTCAGGCCGCCGGCCACCCCTGCGGCGGGAGGGGGGTGGGcgtcagtgggggtggggggtgtctgcCCAGCACTGCGCCTTCACAAGAGTTTCCGGCCGCAGTTCCAAGGGGGCCTCCACCAGGGAGCATCAACATGTCCCATCTCAGGGGGCTTCAGAAGGGCTCCAAGGGGCGAAGCGACGTGCTGGAGGGCGCCCAGTGAGCCACTGGTGAACCAGGAGCCCGACCCAGCGTCTGGGAAGCCACGCAGGCCTGTCTGTGCTTCACGGGGTGGTCACCGCGCGGGGGCCCGGCGTGAACCGCCTCTGGGCTCCGAGAGCGTGTCTGCAGGTGCGGCCAacacctcccccccgcccccccccgcccccgtctcCAGGGTGGAATCCTAGGCGCGTGACATGGTTTGCCCAAAGATGTGAGGTCAGAGGTGGTGGGGAGTTGGGGAAAAAGGAGTTCATCCTTCCCGCAACCCTGCACACGCCTGCCTCACGGACTGAAGTGTCCCCCCAACAAATACACTCGCTTAAGTCCTAAGCCCCCGCCACCTCAGAGTCTGGAGACAGGGCCATTACAGAGGTGAGCCAGGTGAGATGATGTCCCAGGCTGGACCCCAACCACGAGGCAGGTGCCCTGATGGGAGGAGGATCCGGGACGTGTAGAACATCCCCCGATTCACAGGAAAGGGACAGGCCTCCCCGAGGTCGCGTGGTGTGGGGCCGGGCCTCACCCATGATCTTGGCGGCGGTGGAGGCCCCGATGATGATGGAGAGGTTGGGGGCGATGAAGGACATCCGCGACTCCACGTACTCGTAGATGCGGTGCTTGGAGGCGTTGAGCTCTAGCGCCATGTCGCAGGCCTCCTCCAACCGCTCCAGCTCCTCCTCTGACAGCTGCTGCCTGCGGGGTAGGGGTGCGGCTGAGACAGACCGAAGGACCCCAACCCCCGGGGCTCCTGAGTGGTGAGGGGCCCCACCCTTcctgcgtgtgtgcgtgcgtgcacgcgtgtgtgtgcatgcatgtgcacctTCGGGACGATTACTAGCCCCGCCAGCCCCGAGGCCTAGAAGCAGGGGCCGCAGGGAAGCAGCCCGTGGTGGCACACCCCGCTGGCCCGCTCTGCGGCCTTGTCCTCCGCTTTCACTTCTCTGCCTGGGGGAGGCAAGCTGGCCCAGGCCAGGCTGCAGCCAGGCTCTTTGCGGATGTTTCCTCTTACCGAAACCCTCCCCCTAGCTCCCCAGACCCTGCAGGTCTCGGCCTTGGCGACCAGCCAGGCTCTCGTCCAGCTGCTCCCCTAGGAGCACCGTCACCAGCAGCTGTCGACCTGCCCATTCACGGCTTGTCTGGTCAGAGCCCTGTTGTAGGGTGACACGCCTCTGCCCTTCTCTCAGGCCTGCCACAGACGCTGAGGGGCAGGGGGAGACCTGCGTGCCCCTCATGAGGGGACAGCACCCCAGAGGGACGCCACTCCTAATTACAGGCCTGTGCTCCGCCACACCCCTCGGGACCACAGGCTCTGGGGGGACCCTGAGCCCAGAGCCCAGCTTGCAGGAGGTGCTCGGCGAACACGTGGAACTGCAGCAACG
Proteins encoded in this region:
- the PRPF31 gene encoding U4/U6 small nuclear ribonucleoprotein Prp31; protein product: MSLADELLADLEEAAEEEEGGSYGEEEEEPAIEDVQEETQLDLSGDSVKSIAKLWDSKMFAEIMMKIEEYISKQAKASEVMGPVEAAPEYRVIVDANNLTVEIENELNIIHKFIRDKYSKRFPELESLVPNALDYIRTVKELGNSLDKCKNNENLQQILTNATIMVVSVTASTTQGQQLSEEELERLEEACDMALELNASKHRIYEYVESRMSFIAPNLSIIIGASTAAKIMGVAGGLTNLSKMPACNIMLLGAQRKTLSGFSSTSVLPHTGYIYHSDIVQSLPPDLRRKAARLVAAKCTLAARVDSFHESTEGKVGYELKDEIERKFDKWQEPPPVKQVKPLPAPLDGQRKKRGGRRYRKMKERLGLTEIRKQANRMSFGEIEEDAYQEDLGFSLGHLGKSGSGRVRQTQVNEATKARISKTLQRTLQKQSVVYGGKSTIRDRSSGTASSVAFTPLQGLEIVNPQAAEKKVAEASQKYFSSMAEFLKVKGEKSGITST